One genomic window of Candidatus Binatia bacterium includes the following:
- the hrpB gene encoding ATP-dependent helicase HrpB, which yields MTSVTSLPIDAVLADVVASLARQPNLALKAPTGAGKTLRVAPALVDAGCAGAVLLLEPRRVAARAAARRIAFERGRNLGDEVGYHVRFDRKTSRDTRIIAMTYGIFLRKLQDDPFLDGVGAVVFDEFHERSLDADLALAMVRKTQREARAELRIVVMSATLEAAPVAAFLGDAPVIESAGRSFPVEIGYRDVRGVRDVEAAAAGAVREACGESAGDVLVFLPGLAEIRRTRAALDGFASQSGIDVVELYGDLPAEEQDAVLRRGPRRKIVLSTNVAESSVTIENVTAVVDSGLARVMRMDASVGIDRLEVGRISRASAEQRAGRAGRTAPGVCIRLWSQHEDAALRPVEEPEIRRVDLSRALLELRAWGEADPASFSWFEAPESGALRNADRLLHELGAIDDSGLTAVGRRLAALPLPPRIGRLLLEGEKLGVRARAALAAALLGERDPLRRDGERGAPRRATTVHESDLLERVVLLERFAASSSRAAAAWPELSVGAAHGVLRVAKDLEASLRENGESARRAKESIDRDEDLLRALVAAYPDRVALRRQAGSDRAVMAGGRGVRLASESVVVTASLFLCVSIDAGRRGERSESLVRLASAIEPEWLPPAWLSRSVETTFDEAGESIVARSVLRYRDLLLEEKPASLTRDAAGRLLADIAAANPRRALHLEDEDVASWLARVRSLAGWMPELELPRFEDADLSAVARELAGGRRSFDEMRRAPLLDALRTHLSWEQQRALDRHAPERIAVPSGSAIRLLYEPGRAPVLAARIQELYGMAETPRIAGGRVPVVMHLLAPNRRPEQVTEDLASFWKNTYVQVRKELRARYPKHAWPEDPLTATAEARPRRNRPRA from the coding sequence TGACGTCCGTCACGTCCCTGCCGATCGATGCGGTCCTCGCGGACGTCGTCGCCTCGCTTGCGCGCCAGCCCAACCTTGCGCTCAAGGCGCCGACCGGCGCGGGGAAAACGCTGCGCGTCGCTCCTGCGCTCGTCGACGCCGGATGCGCCGGCGCCGTGCTCCTGCTCGAACCCCGCCGGGTTGCCGCACGCGCGGCGGCGCGGCGCATCGCGTTCGAGCGCGGCCGCAACCTCGGCGACGAAGTGGGCTACCACGTGCGCTTCGATCGCAAGACCAGTCGCGACACCCGGATCATCGCGATGACCTACGGCATTTTCCTGCGAAAGCTGCAGGACGATCCTTTTCTCGACGGAGTCGGCGCGGTCGTCTTCGATGAATTCCATGAGCGCAGCCTCGATGCCGATCTCGCGCTGGCGATGGTACGAAAAACGCAGCGGGAAGCGCGCGCCGAGCTTCGCATCGTCGTGATGTCGGCGACGCTGGAAGCAGCGCCGGTCGCGGCATTTCTCGGCGACGCACCGGTGATCGAGAGTGCGGGGCGGAGCTTTCCTGTCGAGATCGGCTACCGCGACGTTCGCGGCGTTCGCGACGTCGAAGCGGCTGCGGCGGGCGCGGTGCGGGAGGCCTGCGGCGAGAGCGCCGGCGACGTGCTCGTCTTTCTGCCGGGCCTCGCGGAAATCCGTCGCACCCGCGCCGCGCTCGACGGCTTTGCCTCGCAGTCGGGCATCGACGTCGTCGAGCTTTACGGCGACCTTCCAGCCGAAGAGCAGGACGCCGTGCTGCGCCGCGGCCCGCGGCGAAAGATCGTGCTCTCGACCAACGTCGCCGAGTCCTCCGTCACGATCGAGAACGTCACCGCCGTCGTGGACTCCGGACTTGCGCGGGTGATGAGGATGGACGCTTCGGTCGGCATCGACCGACTCGAAGTCGGCAGAATCTCGCGCGCCTCGGCCGAGCAGCGCGCCGGGCGCGCCGGCAGAACCGCGCCGGGAGTGTGCATTCGCCTCTGGAGCCAGCACGAGGACGCAGCGCTGAGGCCGGTCGAAGAGCCCGAAATCCGCCGCGTCGACCTGTCGCGCGCATTGCTCGAGTTGCGCGCGTGGGGCGAGGCGGATCCGGCGTCGTTTTCATGGTTCGAAGCGCCCGAGTCCGGCGCTCTCCGGAATGCGGACCGGCTTCTGCATGAGCTCGGTGCGATCGACGATTCCGGTTTGACCGCCGTTGGCCGGCGGCTGGCCGCGTTGCCTCTGCCTCCTCGCATCGGGCGCCTGCTGCTCGAAGGAGAAAAGCTCGGGGTGCGCGCTCGCGCCGCGCTTGCCGCCGCGCTGCTCGGCGAGCGAGATCCGCTGCGGCGCGACGGTGAACGGGGAGCACCGCGCCGTGCAACGACCGTGCACGAATCGGACCTGCTCGAACGCGTCGTTCTGCTCGAACGCTTTGCCGCCTCCTCGTCGCGCGCCGCGGCTGCGTGGCCCGAGCTTTCGGTGGGCGCGGCGCACGGGGTGCTGCGCGTCGCCAAAGACCTCGAAGCATCGTTGCGAGAAAATGGCGAGTCTGCCCGACGCGCGAAGGAATCGATCGACAGGGATGAAGACCTGCTGCGTGCACTCGTCGCCGCCTATCCCGACCGCGTCGCGCTTCGACGCCAGGCCGGAAGCGACCGCGCAGTCATGGCCGGAGGTCGCGGCGTGCGCCTGGCGAGCGAAAGCGTCGTGGTCACTGCGTCTCTTTTTCTTTGCGTCTCGATCGATGCCGGCCGCCGCGGCGAGCGTTCCGAGAGCCTCGTTCGCCTTGCATCGGCCATCGAGCCGGAGTGGCTGCCGCCGGCGTGGCTTTCGCGCAGTGTCGAGACGACATTCGACGAGGCCGGCGAAAGCATCGTCGCCCGCTCGGTCCTGCGGTATCGCGACCTCCTGCTGGAAGAAAAACCCGCCTCTCTGACCCGGGATGCAGCGGGACGATTGCTCGCCGACATCGCCGCGGCCAATCCGCGGCGTGCGCTCCATCTCGAAGACGAGGACGTGGCGTCGTGGCTGGCGCGCGTGCGATCTCTTGCGGGCTGGATGCCCGAGCTCGAGCTGCCCCGCTTCGAGGATGCCGACCTCAGCGCGGTTGCGCGCGAGCTTGCCGGCGGCCGCCGTTCCTTCGACGAGATGCGCCGCGCGCCGCTTCTGGACGCGCTGCGCACTCACCTTTCGTGGGAACAGCAGCGCGCGCTCGATCGTCACGCGCCCGAGCGCATCGCGGTGCCGAGCGGCAGCGCGATCCGGCTTCTCTACGAGCCCGGCCGCGCGCCGGTGCTGGCCGCTCGAATCCAGGAGCTGTACGGCATGGCCGAAACGCCACGCATCGCCGGCGGCCGGGTTCCGGTCGTGATGCACCTTCTCGCACCGAACCGGCGCCCCGAGCAGGTGACCGAAGACCTGGCGAGCTTCTGGAAGAATACCTACGTGCAGGTGCGCAAGGAGCTTCGCGCACGCTATCCAAAGCACGCGTGGCCCGAAGATCCACTGACGGCCACGGCCGAAGCACGTCCGCGCAGGAACAGGCCCCGCGCGTGA
- a CDS encoding MBL fold metallo-hydrolase, with product MRRPLILAFLLWGLPLAATAAPAPEPAPGVLATDGYFDVSRIDQNTYAIHEPRYWQQDTMYVIKGESRAILVDTGSGTRDVAFIADKVTKNPMTAVASHVHYDHIGSHGSFHQVAMIDLPETRAATRDNYYSPPLSKSLEPFASGFHVTEWWKPGDVIDLGNRKIEIVHIPGHSSDEIALVDRANRYAFVGDHLYGGTLLANLPGSDLGQYLLSTRKLLNDYPEVQTYFGGHGDGRMPREKMVTLESLLSGILEKRIGGQRQWWLAFVVARYPGDGFSILAAAP from the coding sequence ATGCGCCGGCCCCTCATCCTCGCGTTTCTTCTCTGGGGCTTGCCGCTTGCTGCGACGGCCGCGCCGGCCCCCGAGCCTGCGCCCGGCGTCCTGGCCACCGACGGCTACTTCGACGTCTCGCGCATCGACCAGAACACGTACGCGATCCACGAGCCGCGCTACTGGCAGCAGGACACGATGTACGTGATCAAGGGCGAGTCGCGTGCGATCCTCGTCGACACGGGCTCGGGAACCCGGGACGTCGCGTTCATCGCCGACAAGGTCACGAAGAACCCGATGACTGCGGTCGCGTCGCACGTGCACTATGACCACATCGGCAGCCACGGCAGCTTCCATCAGGTCGCGATGATCGACCTGCCCGAAACTCGCGCCGCCACCCGCGACAACTACTACTCGCCGCCGCTGTCGAAGAGCCTCGAGCCATTCGCATCGGGATTCCACGTCACCGAGTGGTGGAAGCCCGGCGACGTGATCGACCTCGGCAACCGCAAGATCGAGATCGTGCACATTCCGGGGCATTCGAGCGATGAAATCGCGCTCGTCGATCGCGCGAACCGCTACGCATTCGTCGGCGACCATCTCTACGGCGGGACCCTGCTCGCCAACCTTCCGGGCTCCGACCTCGGCCAGTACCTGCTTTCGACGCGAAAGCTGCTCAACGACTATCCCGAGGTGCAGACGTATTTCGGCGGGCACGGCGACGGTCGCATGCCTCGCGAGAAGATGGTCACGCTCGAGAGCCTGCTCAGCGGAATTCTCGAGAAGCGGATCGGCGGCCAGCGCCAGTGGTGGCTGGCCTTTGTGGTCGCACGCTATCCCGGCGACGGGTTTTCGATTCTCGCGGCCGCACCGTGA
- a CDS encoding GTP-binding protein codes for MKHKAQALVVSGFLGSGKTTLVRHLLEEGQRDGIRTAVVSNEFGELGIDQAVLASSQGDFVELAGGCVCCRLADDLLLTLQQLWERTGPERVVVETSGVALPYDTLINFWRDPVRAWAIDESSVVVVSAEQVCAGRDLDATFEDQVCSADLLLLSKTDLVSEENAARAERYLRDMQPGVTILRASFGDIDSRVFFPPEPGSREAARRIEEREHRHNHQSYVCEELAVAAGTAEAEIRRRLEQRAPLRAKGFVETAAGLRLVQGVGTNVEITPVPSPPPAELLGRIVIIERRRNSAHA; via the coding sequence ATGAAGCACAAGGCGCAGGCGCTGGTCGTCTCCGGCTTCCTCGGCAGCGGCAAGACAACGCTGGTGCGCCACCTTCTCGAAGAGGGCCAGCGCGACGGAATCCGCACGGCCGTGGTGTCGAACGAGTTCGGCGAGCTCGGCATCGACCAGGCTGTGCTGGCTTCGAGCCAGGGCGACTTCGTCGAGCTTGCCGGCGGCTGCGTCTGCTGCCGCCTGGCCGACGACCTCCTGCTCACGCTCCAGCAGCTCTGGGAAAGAACCGGGCCCGAGCGCGTCGTCGTCGAGACTTCGGGCGTCGCGCTTCCGTACGACACGCTGATCAATTTCTGGCGCGATCCGGTGCGCGCGTGGGCAATCGACGAAAGCTCGGTCGTCGTCGTCAGTGCCGAGCAGGTCTGCGCCGGGCGCGACCTCGATGCCACGTTCGAAGACCAGGTCTGCTCGGCCGACCTCCTTCTCCTGAGCAAGACCGACCTCGTGAGCGAGGAAAACGCGGCGCGCGCCGAACGCTACCTTCGCGACATGCAGCCGGGCGTGACGATCCTTCGCGCCAGTTTCGGGGACATCGACTCGCGGGTGTTTTTTCCGCCCGAGCCGGGCTCGCGAGAGGCCGCGCGGCGGATCGAAGAGCGTGAGCACCGCCACAACCACCAGTCCTACGTCTGCGAAGAGCTTGCGGTTGCGGCGGGAACCGCCGAGGCGGAGATCCGCCGCCGCCTCGAGCAGCGCGCGCCGCTTCGGGCCAAGGGATTCGTCGAAACGGCCGCGGGATTGCGCCTCGTCCAGGGAGTCGGCACGAACGTCGAGATCACGCCCGTTCCCTCGCCCCCGCCGGCCGAGCTGCTCGGCCGGATCGTCATCATCGAG